The sequence below is a genomic window from Alphaproteobacteria bacterium.
ATCCGTTCCTCGCCCTGGCGCTGAATCGTCGGTTCACGTGTACCCAATTCGTCGATGCGGCGGCGGATGACCTCGAGGGATTGCTGGATCGCCCTGTTCTTGCGGTCGGCGATCATCGCCTCGGTCAGGATGAGCCGAAATTCGCCGTCTTCGGTCGACTCGATTTCCAGGGCGGCGGCCTGCGTTTGGCCGAGACTGCCGACGATATTGGCGACGAATCCCCCTTCCGCGAGGGCGCCGGCTAGCTCGCGGACGAGTTCCTCGACCTCGGCCATGTCGGCCACATCACGCACCGTGAACGACACCGTCGTGCCCGACGCGCCGAGGCCGGTATAACCCAGCCGGGCCGCGCGCATTTGGGTGCGAATTTCGTCGACGACGGATTCGAGCTCTTCCTCGATTATGACGCCGGTTTCGACCTCGAGCAGCAGGTGCGAGCCACCCTGTAGGTCGAGGCCAAGACTGATTTGCTTGTGCGGCAGCCAATCCGGCAGGGTTTCGGCAAATTGGCGGCTGAACAGGTTTGGTATCGCAAAGGCGATACCGACCACGCATACGACAATCACCAATACGATTTGCCAGCGCGGGATATTAACCATCGGCGCGATCCGCCGCTAATCTATGAGATACGACCGGCCGCTCAGCTCTTGACCTTTTCGTCGTCGCTAACGTCATCGTCGTCGTCATCCGCGACCCGCTTGGCACCCTTCTTATCGATGATCTGCGTCACCGTGTCCCGGACCACCTTGACCTTGATCTCGGGCGCGATCTCCACCGTCAATTCGCTGTCGCCGGAAATCTTGGTCACGGTGCCAATGATCCCACCGCCCGTGACAATACGGTCACCGCGGCCGACATCGGCGAGCATCGCCTTGTGATCCTTCATTTTTTTCTGCTGGGGACGGATAAGCAGGAAATAAAAAACGACGAAAATGAGTATCAGCGGGAGAAAACTGACCAGCATACCTCCGCCGTCGGCTTCTGCGGCCTGGGCATAAGCGGGAGAAACGAACATGAACGAATATCCTGTCGAGGAAGTGTCAAAAAAACCGCCGCGACTATAGCGCCCCGCGTCCGAGTTGCAAGCGCAGCCGCGCCCGAGACATATGCGGAACCGGTGCCTTGTTTTCAATCGTATTTATTGACCCCCCGGAATACGCGGGATAGGGTCGCCGCCGCCTCAACCAATGATTTCCGCAATATGAGCGATAAGGATCCCAGTCCGGATTGGCCCCGTATCGCCGACGCGCTCGAGCGGCTGGCCCCCGCACCTCCCGACCGCGCCAACCTCGATGCGGCCGACGCGTTCATTTGGCATGCCGAAAGCGAACGACTGGAACCGGTCCTCAAGGTGAACCGGATAGACCTTTCGTTGTTGTGCGGGATTAGCCGCCAGATCGACCTGCTGCTCGACAACACGCGTCGTTTCGCCCATGGGCTACCGGCCAACAATGCCTTGTTGTGGGGCGCCCGCGGGATGGGAAAGAGTTCCCTCGTCAAGGCGATCCACGCGGCGGTCGATGCCGACGAGCCCGGAATTCTCGGTCTAATCGAGATCCACCGTGAGGACGTTACGTCGCTGCCGCGCCTCCTCGCGACGTTGCGCGACTCGGATCGGCGATGGCTGCTTTATTGCGACGACCTGTCCTTCGACGGCGACGACACGTCATACAAATCGCTGAAAGGCGTGCTCGAGGGCGGCATCGAGGGCCGCCCGGACAACGTCATCTTCTACGCCACATCGAACCGGCGCCACCTCATGCCGCGGACAATGATCGAAAACGAGCGATCGACGGCGATCAACCCATCCGAGGCGGTCGAGGAAAAGGTCTCTCTCTCCGACCGGTTCGGGTTATGGCTCGGTTTTCACAGCTGCGACCAGCAAACGTTCTTGGCCATGGTAACCGGCTATGCCAATCACTATGGCTTGGATATCGACGCCGAGAAATTGGCTGCCGAGGCCAACGAATGGTCGGTCACGCGTGGCGCCAGGTCGGGCCGGGTCGCCTGGCAATTCATTCAGGATTTGGCGGGCCGCCTCGGCAAACGGCTGGACTAATCGATACCGGCGTCAGCCCAAATGGCCGATCGGGTCGATCGCTTTTGCCGAGCGGCGAATCTCGAAATGGAGTTGCGGCGATGTGACGTCGCCGGTGCTGCCGACGCGGGCGATGGCTTCGCCGCGGGCCACCTGGTCGCCGCGCCGCACCAAAAGCACGTCGTTGTGGCCGTAGGCCGTCGACCAGCCATCGGCGTGCTTGATGATTAACAACTGGCCATAACCCTCGATCTCGGTGCCGGCATAGATGACGATCCCGCTTTGGGCGGCCACGACCGGTGTCCCGCGGGGCGCCGCGATGTTGATCCCATCATTGTGCTGACCGCCGGAATTGGGGCCGAAGGTCGACACAACGTCGCCCCGCACCGGCCACAAGAAGCCGCCTTGGGCGAGCGGCGGCGGGTTCGCCGCGCTGGCCGTCTGCTGTTGTCGTTGCGGCGGCGGCGACAGGAGCGCCGCAGGCGGGCTTGGCAGGTCGGTCGAGGCGCCTTGCGGCTTCGACACCGGCGGCGGTGTATCGACCCGCGGCGCGTTCGCGGCATCGTTGGCGGCGGTACCCGACGATCCCGACACCGGGACAGTGGCGATACCGGGCAAATCGTTCCGTGTGACGACCGCCGGCGGGATCGTCGGCACCGACTGGGGCGAACTCGCGACGCCGGTGGTGGCCGATTGCCCGGGACCGCCGGCCAGCGGCGGCGTCTGAGGTTTATCGGGCAGAATCAAGCGTTGCCCCGGATAAATCGTATACGGCGCCGCAATTCCATTTGCCGACGCCAGCATGTCCATTTCCAAGCCGTTTTCGACCGCAATCCGGTAAAGATTGTCACCTCGTTGAACTTCATAGACGTTCGGGCGCGGCAGAATCAGGAATTGGCCGACGCTGAGCGCATAAGGCGGTTGCAGGTCATTGGCCGCAGCCACTTCGCCGAGGCCGAGATCATAGCGCTGGGCAATATTGGACAGGGTGTCGCCGGTCTTGACCACGTGATAACCGGGGTTCGACGGCTGGCCGCCGAGGGTCGCCGGGGCGGTCGTCGGCCGCGCATCGTCCTCGAACAAGCCGCAACCCGACAACAGCACGGTCGCCGCCGTCAAAATGACTACGGCAAGAAAGGGGACACGGATGTAACCCAAACGAGGGTTGGACATGAGCTGTTCTGCCTCATGTTGAACCCCCCGACCAACCCACGCTCAATTATGTTGGCGCTCGGCGTCTCGAATCAAGGGGACAAATCGAACAGGACACAAGGTTGATTCATCGAAACCCGCCTTCGTCCGTCGTATTCGTATCAGCTCTTGGTCGGCGCCCTTACGCCCAAGCGGAATGATCATGATCCCGCCGACGCCGAGCTGATCGATCAGCTCGGCCGGGGGTTCGCTTGCCGCGGCGGTCACGATCATCCGCTCGAAAGGCGCCAGATCGGGCCATCCGCGCGCCCCGTCACCATGCAGAGTGGTGATATTGTATATCCGCAGCTCGGTAAATGTGCGTTCGGCTTCCCGCAAAAGGGACCGGATGCGTTCCACGGAATAGACCCGGCGGCACAACTTCGACAGCACCGCCGCCTGGTAGCCGGACCCGGTGCCGAGCTCGAGCACTTTCATGCGCGGACCCAACTCTAACGCTTGCGACATCAGCGCTACGATGTAGGGCTGGCTGATCGTTTGCCCGTGGGGAAGCGGCAAAGCGGTGTTTTCGTATGCCCGATCGGCGAAGGAGGCCGGCACGAATTTTTCGCGTGGTATTCGTTCGATCGCCGAGAGCACACGCGTGTCCCCGATACCGGACTGGCGAAGCTCCATGATCAAACGGATCTTGCGCGCGTCGAGGCTCAACTGAGGACCTTCTTGAGGTCTCTCAACGTTGCACGATGGGTGAGATCCAGGTGCAGCGGCGTAACCGCGATGGCATTCCGTTCGATCGCGGCTAGGTCGGACCCCTTGCGCGACGCCTCCTCGCGTCGCAACGGCCCGATCCAATAATAAGGACGACCGTGCGGATCGATGCGCTCCTCCAGATGATCGCCCAGTTTGCGGCGGCCCTGAAACCCGACCTCGACGCCCGACACCTTGTCGGCACTGATTGCCGGGAAATTGATGTTGATGAACACGCCCGGCGGCCACCCCGTATCGATCAGTTTATGCAGGAGCTCGGGCGCAAATCGTTCGGCGGTCTTCCACATCGTCGGGCCGCGCCCGTCACGATGCTGACTGAGAGCAATCGCTGGGATTCCTAACAGGGTGGCCTCCATCGCCGCCGCCAAGGTGCCGGAATAGGTGACGTCTTCGCCGAGATTTCCGCCCCTGTTGATCCCCGCCAGAACCAAGTCGGGCGGGTGGTCGAGGAGAATGTGCTTTACCGCGAGGAGGACGCAGTCGGTTGGCGTACCGTCGACCGAATAGCGCTGTTTGGATACGCGGCGGATACGCAGGGGGCGCCGCAGGGTCAGCGAATGCGCCGAGCCGCTCTGTTCCAACGCCGGCGCCACGACCCACACGTCGTCGCTAAGACCTCGCGCTATCCGTTCCAACAGCTTCAGCCCGCTCGAATCGAAGCCATCGTCGTTGGACAGCAGGATTCGCCGGCCCGTCGACGTCATACGGAGACCGCCCCCAAGCGCTCGAGTCCGCCCATATAAGGGCGGAGAACCTCCGGAATGACCACTGACCCATCGGCCTGCTGATAGTTTTCGAGTACGCCAATGAGCGCCCGCCCGACGGCGATCCCCGACCCATTCAACGTGTGAACGAATTGGGTGCCTTTGCCACCCGTCGGGCGGAACCGGGCCTTCATGCGGCGAGCTTGGAAATCGCCACAGTTGGAACAGCTGGAAATCTCACGAAAAGTGCCCTGTCCGGGCAACCACACCTCGAAGTCATGGGTCTTGCGGGCGGCGAATCCCATGTCGCCGGTCGACAGCACGACGACGCGATAATGCAGATCGAGCCGCTTCAGAATTTCCTCGGCGCAGTTGGTCATCCGATCCAACTCCGCATCCGACTCGTCTGGATGAGCGACACTGACCAGCTCGACCTTGTAGAACTGGTGCTGGCGCAACATGCCCCTGGTGTCCTTGCCGGCGGCGCCGGCCTCGGAACGGAAACAGGGAGTATGCGCGGTTACCCGAATCGGCAGATCGGCGGCGTCCAGGATTTCACCCGCCACCAGATTTGTCAGCGGGACCTCGGCGGTCGGGATCAGCCAATGGTCCGTGGTGGTGCGAAACTGGTCGTCGGCGAATTTTGGCAGTTGCCCGGTGCCGAACAGGGCGGTGTCGCGGACCAAAATCGGCACGCTCATTTCCGTATAGCCGAATTCATTGGTGTGAACGTCGAGCATGAACTGGGCCAGCGCGCGCTCGAGGCGGGCGAGCGTTCCGCGCATGACGACGAACCGGGCACCGGCGAGCTTTGCCGCAACGTCGAAATCCATCAGTCCGAGCGCCTCGCCGATCTCGAAATGCTGCTTTGGGGCGAAATCGAACGCCGGTGCTTCGCCGTGCCGTCTAACCTCGATATTGGCGGTTTCGTCACTGCCAACGGGGACGTCGGCGGCGGGCAGGTTGGGCAGGCCCTGAAGGATCTCGTCGCATCTCGCCTGCGCCGCTTGGACCTCGACGTCTTTGGCCTGCATATCGGATTTGAGCGCGGCGACCTCGGCCATGAGTGCCGCCGCATCCTCACCGCGCGCCTTGGCGGCACCGATCTGCTTCGACGCCTCATTGCGACGCGTCTGCATCTCCTGGAGCGCGGTGACGAGTGCGCGATGGTGCGCATCGATCTCGAGCACGACGGCCGATTGCGGCATCAAGCCCCGTTTGACCAGCCCCTCATCGAAGGCTTCGGGGTTCTCGCGTATCCATTTGAGATCGAACATGACAGGTGTCGTGCTGGCGGTTGGTCGGCGGTCGCGGGCGTTATAAGCCTTGCCGCCGATGGCGTCCAGCACACGACGATAACAGCTTTAGGCTTCTTCCTCCGCCTCCCGCTCGGCCCGCTTCTTCTCGACGATGCGCGCCATCAGGATCGATATCTCGTAGAGCACGATGATCGGCAGCGCGAGCCCGACTTGGCTGATGATGTCCGGCGGGGTCAGAATTGCCGCGGCAACGAATGTGCAGACGAGTGCGTACTTACGCTTGGCGGCGAGCCCGTCCGCGCTGACGATGCCAACCCGCGCCATCAGCGTCAAGGCGATCGGCAATTGGAAACTCAGACCGAAGGCGAAGATCAGCCGCATCACCAGCGACAGGTACTCGTTGACCTTGGCTTCGAGTTGGATCGGCAACGAGCCGGGACTTACGTCGGTGGTTTCGAAGCCGAGGAAGAACCGCCAGGCCAGGGGTATCACAAGGTAATAAAGCAAGGCGCCGCCGGCAAAGAAAAGCACCGGTGTGGCGACCAGGAATGGCAGGAAGGCGCGGCGCTCGTGCCGATAGAGGCCGGGCGCGATGAACATCCAAACCTGGCTGGCAATAATCGGAAAGGAAATGAAAATGGCGGCCCAAAAGGCGACCTTGACATAAGTGAAGAAGGCCTCATGGAGCGCGGTGTAAATCAACCGCCGGTTTTCCTGCCCCTCCATTGCATCCGCCAACGGCTGGACCAGGAATCCGTAAATTTCGTCGGCGAAGTAATAGCAGAAGAGAAAGGCGATGAAGATCGCCGCCACCGAGTACATCAGCCGATTGCGCAACTCGATCAAATGATCGAGCAATGGCATCTTCGATTCTTCGATGCCCTCGATTTCGGCCAGCTTTTCGCTCACTGTCCAGAGCCCTTTCTATGAACTCGGAGCCATTCTGACGGAGCGGTTTTGGCCGTCGGGCAGGAGCGAGGAGCGATGACATGCCGGAGCATATCGAGCGACGAGCGACGCTCACGGCGGGCAAAAGCGCTCGTCCCGTAGGGTTTCCATCCGGCGGCCGACCACGGCGTCAGCAAGCTTGCCCGATGCTTCGGCATCGCGCTGCTCGAACTTCCTTGCGGACCGGCGCGCCGGATGCGAAACAGAATTGACTCGGGGTTCATAGAAAGGGCTCTAGGTTCCGGTCTTGACGTCGGCGCTCGCGACTGAGGCCACGTCCTTCGGTTCGGAATCCGGCTGGTCGGCGTTCGCGACTGAGGCCACGTCCTTCGGTTCGGAATCCGGCTGGTCGGCGCTCGCTCCTTCGGACGTATTCGAATCACCGTCGGGGATCTTGATCGGCTGCATCGCCTCCTTGATCGACCCGGTCGGGTCGATCGTGTTCTCGATCTCCTTCTTGATATCGAGCTGGCGCGTGGCATCGAGCTGCTTTTTCATTTCGTCGAGCTCGGTTTCACGGATCATGTCGTCAAGACCGCGTTGAAAGTCGCGGCCGATCGCGCGCACCTTCCCCGCCCACTGGCCGACCGTACGCAATGCGCGCGGCAAGTCTTTGGGACCGATGATGATCACCGCGACCACGATGACCACCAGCATTTCTGTCCAGCCGATATCGAACATGGATCCGCTCCTGGACGATAAAACCGCGAGACGCGACCGGGCGCTAAGTTCAGGCGGTTTCGTCCTTCTTCACAACGACCGGATCCGGGGCCGCCTCGACCTGCTCCGCCTTGACCGCTTCGGGCTTGTCCTCGTCGTCGGTCAGCTCCTCGTTCATGCCCTTTTTGAAATTCTTGACGCCCTTCGCGACATCACCCATCACGCGCGGCAATTTGCCGGCACCAAATATGATGAGGACAATGACCAGAATAAGGACGACCTGCCATACACCGATACTCATTGAAACTCTCCAAGAAACCTTATAACTGCCGTTTGGCGGCGGATAATCGCAAAATAGCCGCCGTGCCGCAACGGTCGTGCCTAGTTAATGTGGCTCTTCCCGCGAAAAAACAAAGGCTTGATCGACATCCAAGTCGATACCGACGATTTCATTCTCCTGGGGCAGAAACTTGCCGGGCACGCGGCTGTGAAGGTGGAGCGATGGCCCGCCTTGCTGGAAAATTTCGAGATGTATCAGGCTGCTACGTCCGATAATACGCGATTCCAGCACTTTGGCAGGATACTCCGGACCGCCGTCAGTGACCCGGCTCATACGAATTGCTTCGGGCCGTATCAAGATATCGACCGCCGTACCTTCGGCCAGTCCATCGCTCGTGATGGTGCCGACCGCCGTGGCTACCCGGCCGTCGGCAACGACGCCCTCGATGCTATTCACCTCGCTGAAGAACTCGGTGACGAAAGCCGAATTTGGATGAAAATATATCTCGATCGGTGTTCCGATCTGGGCCAGCCGACCGTTTTGCATGACGGCGATTAAATCGGCCATGAACATCGCTTCCTCGGGATCGTGGGTCACCATCAATGTCGCCGCCTCGCTATCCTTCAACACATGGAAAGCTTGGTCGCGAACTTGCTCCCTGAGACGCTGGTCCAAGCCCGAAAAAGGCTCGTCCAGCAGCATGACCTTTGGCGATGGCGCCAACGCCCGGGCGAGCGCCACCCGCTGTTGCTGCCCACCGGACAGGGTGTGGGGATAGGCAGCGGAATAATCGAGCATGCCAACCTGGTCGAGCACGTCGTCGACACGCGCCTTGCGTTGTGCGGCGGCAATCTTTCGTAATCCGAAAGCGACATTGTCGGCGACGGAGAGATGCGGAAACAGGGCGTAGTCCTGGAACAGCATTCCGACGCCCCGCTCCTCCGGCGGCAGCAGATGACCGGGTCCCGCCACTTCCCGGCCGCCGATCATGATCCGTCCCGATTGCAGGTCCTCGAGCCCCGCTATGAGCCTAAGCAGAGTCGTCTTGCCGCACCCCGACGGTCCAACCAAACAAACCACTTGCCCAGGCGCCACCGCGAGATGAACGTCATCGGCCGCGACGATGTCGCCGTATCGATGGTCGACGTTTTCGACCACCAAAGCCGGATGGCGCGAATCCAGCTCAGCCATGGTGGTCGCCCGGGCGGGCACGAGCGATCGCCCGGCTCAGGATCACGACCGGCACGATACCGACAAGGACGATGGCCAGCGCGGCGCTCGAAGATTCGGCGAGTTGCTCATCCGAGGCCAGTTCGAAAACCCGGATCGCCAACGTATCGTAGTTGAAGGGGCGGATAATAAGGGTCGCCGGCAGTTCCTTCATGACATCGACGAACACCAGAAGGCCGGCGGTCAACAGGCTGCTCCACATGATCGGCGCATGAACCCGCCACAAGGTACCCACGGTCCCGGCGCCAAGGGTCCTCGCCGCGCCGTCCATGCTTCGCGTCACGCGGCCCAAGCTGGCTTCAACGGTCCCGACCGAAACCGCCAGAAACCGCACCAGATAAGCATAAATCACGGCAAACAGGGTGCCGCTCAGCAGCAAACCCGTCGATATGCCGAAGATCGCCCGCATCCAGGTATCGACCGAGTTGTCGATCGCGGCGAAGGGCAGGAGCACACCGACCGCGACGACCGCGCCTGGAATCGCATACCCCATTCCGACCACGCGGATCGCCAGTTCGGTTACCCGTCCCGGCCGCAGGCGATTGCCATAGGCCATGATTACAGCCAACAGGACCGCACAAGCCGAGGCGATTGTCGCCAGGGTCAACGAGTGAAGGGCAAGCTTGAAGAACCGGGCATCGACGGTCTTGTCAAATGTTTCGATTGTCCACACCGTCAGAGCAGCGCAGGGAATGAGAAACCCGAAGGCGACCGGCGCCAAGCATGCCATGAAAGTCAGGGCGCGGCGGCCGGGGTCCAGTTCGCGTCGCGGCAGCGGCCGGTAAGTCACTGTCGCATGGTGGAAACGCGCGCCCCTTCGGTGCCATCGCTCGAACAGGATCAGCACCAGCATGAAGAGCATGAAGACGGCGGCGAGTTGTGCCGCGGCCGCCGGGGAGCCTAGACCGAACCAAGTACGATAGATCCCGGTGGTAAAGGTGTCGACGGCGAAGTACTGAACCGTGCCGAAATCGTTCAACGCCTCCATTTGGGCGAGGGCAACGCCGGCGACGATCGATGGCCGCGCCAGCGGAATGGCGACCAGGAGGAAGCTACGCAGGCTGCTGCAACCAAGTGTTCGGCTGACTTCCAGAGCGCAGACCGATTGCTCGAGAAAAGCCGATCTGGCGAGCAGATAAACATAGGGGTACAGCACCAGGGTCATCATGACTATGGCACCACCGAGGGACCGTATCTCGGGAAACCAGTAGTCTCGAGCCGAGGTCCAGCCGAACACGTCGCGAAGTCCCGATTGCACCGGTCCCGCGTAATCGAGCAGGCCGGTATAGGTGTAAGCGATCACGTAGGCGGGAACCGCCAAGGGCAGCAACAATGCCCATTCGAACAGACGCCGGCCGGGAAAATCAGCCATGGTCACGAGCCACGCCGTGCCCACGCCGAGGACCAGAACGCCGGCCCCGACCCCGATCATCAGCCACAGCGAATTGATCACATAGGACGCAAGCACCGTCGAAGCGAGGTGCTGCCAGATATCCCCGCTGGGTACCAAAACGAAGGCCGCGACGACGAGCACCGGCACGGCGACCATGAACGCGATCAGCAGGATCAACACCGTCCATGGCCTGAACTCGATGCGGCCCCGCGCGGGCATGAACCGAGCCTGCACCTGGTCGGTCGATTCAGTCACGCCGTCGGTTCTTTTGTTTGGTGCAACATGGCGGGTCCGGTCACCGTAAGAGGTGCTGCATATTATTGCGAATGCGTCGCATATACAAGTTAGTGATTTCGCAGGAAATCAACGGCCTCGGCTAGGACTCTTCTCCCAGCGCTTGATTGAAATCGTCCTCAAACTCGTCGACTTCCCCGATGTCGTCGGCACCGCTCGGATGCTCGTCCGGATCGGGTCCGGTGGAAACACCGGCGACGGTCTCGATGGCCGGCCGCGAATCCAACAAACCGGCGCCCTTGAGTTCCTCGATCCCGGGCAGATCGTCGAGCCCTTCGAGGCCGAAATGATCGAGGAATCCGGTGGTCGTGACCCAGGTTACCGGGCGACCCGGTGTGCGCCGCCGCCGGCCCGGTCTTACCCAGCCGCTCTCGAGGAGTGTGTCCAGGGTGCCCCGGCTAATCTGCACGCCCCGAATCTCCTCGATTTCGGCGCGCGTAACCGGCTGGTGGTAAGCGATGATTGCCAAGATCTCCACGGCCGCCCGCGACAGCTTGCGGCTAACGACAGTTTCCGTGCGCAGAAGTGGTGCGAGATCCGGCGCCGTCCGAATCGCCCATCGGCCATCGCGCCGCAGCACGTTGACCCCGCGATTGGCATAGAGCGATTCGAGCTCCCTCATCAGCGCATCGACGTCCGTCCCCTCGGGCAGGCGCGACGCGATCGTCCGTGCATCGACCGGTTCCGCAGCGGCAAAGAGTATCGCCTCGATCAGGCGCAGGTGTTCGTGATCTTCACTCATGTCGATGTCCGTTTCGCCCGCACGAAGATTGGGCCGAAGAGTTTGTCCTGACGTAACTGCACGTGGCCTGATTTTGCCAATTCGAGACTGGCCCCGAACGTCGCGGCGACCGCCGACCTTCGAGTCAGAGGGTCGGCCAGGCCCTTCGGCAGATAGCTCGAAAGCGTCGCCCAATCCGGCATGGAGTCAAGCTTTTCGGTCAATCGAACGAGCGCTTCCTCGATTGAAAACAGTATGACCGGATCGGAAATGCTGTAGGTCCCACCGGTGGTCCGGCGCTGCTGCAAACTGTAGGATTTCAGGAGCTCGAACAGGCTCGCGTCGTAGACCGAACTGCGCAGCACGGGAAACGATTCGGGCTCGCCGCGCGGGAATACGTCGCGGCCCAGGTGCGGGCGCTCGAACAAGGCGGCGCCGGCGTTACGCATGGATTCCAGGCGGCGCAGTTGGAACGCCAAGGCAGCCGCCATCTCGGCGCCGGTCGGCTGTTCGCCGTCGTCGTCCGGCGGCGGCAGCAGCAGCCGGGATTTCAGATAGGCGAGCCAGGCCGCCATGACCAGATAATCGGCGGCCACCTCGAGGCGAAGATCCCGGGCGGCAGCGATGAAGGCGAGGTATTGCTCAGCCAACCGAAGTATCGAGATCTTGGTGAG
It includes:
- the scpB gene encoding SMC-Scp complex subunit ScpB produces the protein MSEDHEHLRLIEAILFAAAEPVDARTIASRLPEGTDVDALMRELESLYANRGVNVLRRDGRWAIRTAPDLAPLLRTETVVSRKLSRAAVEILAIIAYHQPVTRAEIEEIRGVQISRGTLDTLLESGWVRPGRRRRTPGRPVTWVTTTGFLDHFGLEGLDDLPGIEELKGAGLLDSRPAIETVAGVSTGPDPDEHPSGADDIGEVDEFEDDFNQALGEES
- a CDS encoding segregation/condensation protein A is translated as MVTDEGFGLETDFQPPPNEGGLVVELGAYEGPLDVLLALAREQKVDLTKISILRLAEQYLAFIAAARDLRLEVAADYLVMAAWLAYLKSRLLLPPPDDDGEQPTGAEMAAALAFQLRRLESMRNAGAALFERPHLGRDVFPRGEPESFPVLRSSVYDASLFELLKSYSLQQRRTTGGTYSISDPVILFSIEEALVRLTEKLDSMPDWATLSSYLPKGLADPLTRRSAVAATFGASLELAKSGHVQLRQDKLFGPIFVRAKRTST